GGCATGTCAACAACACCGCCTACCTGCGCTACCTCCAGGAGGCGCGGGTCGACATGCTGTTCGTGCATGCCGCGCAGCGGGGCGCGCCGGAGCTTGCCGCGGGCGTGGTGGTCAATCGGCACGAGATCGACTACCTTGCCCCGCTGAGGTTCCGGCTCGCGCCGCTGCGGGTCGAGACCTGGGTGCGCGAGGTGCGTAACGCCACGTTCACGCTTGGCTACGAGATCCTCGACGCGGACAGTGAGCACCGTCATGTCTATGCGCGGGCGACCACGGTCCTCGTCCCGTACCACCTGGCCACCAGCTCACCAAGGCGGGTGTCGGCTGACGAGCGGGCCGTCCTGGAAACGTATGTGGATGCCGACGGCGCCCGCCCGCGGGCCGGTGGGGCGGCGCGTCCGGCCCGCAGCGAGGTGGCCAAGACCCATGTGTACTCGTGTGCGGTGCGATTCGACGATCTCGACTCGTACGGTCACGTCAACAATGTGCAGTTCGCGGAGTACATCCAGGAGGCGCGGATCGACTTCGTCGAGCACAGCTTCGCGGGCGGGGTGGCCAATCATGGGGGCTCGGTCGTGGCCGGACAGAGCATCGAATACCTGGCACCGGTGCCGTTTCGAATCGAGCCGCTCCAGGTGTACGTGTGGGTGAGCCGGATCGGCGCGTCGTCGTTCGATCTGGCCTACGAGGTCGCCGACGAGCATCAGGTCTTCGCCCGCTGCGCCACGATGATCGTGGCGTACGACTTCGACGCGCATCGTTCGCGTCAGCTGACACCGACCGAGCAGGCCGGGCTCGAACCATTCCTGAAGGTAGGAACATGACGTATCTGGCGCCCGCATATCCAGGAGCCACCGCGGACCTGGCGACGTTCGCTCAGCGGGTCGCCCGGTTCGAACCGGAAGCGGTGGCACGCATCGTCGCCTCCGGATCGGTAGCGGGATGCTTCGCCGAGACTCCGTTCGACGCGCTGGCGCTGCGCGCGGTAGCGCTGGCCGAACCGGCGGAGTTCGACATCGTCGTCGAAGCTTCGACACTGGCCGCGAAAGCGGTCGGCGCGGGCGGGAAGCTGGAGCTGCCGCCGGCGCTGCCCGCTCTGCGCTGGGCCAGTAGCCTTCCGCCGCGTTCTGGCTGGACCGAGATGGGCCGGCTGCCGCTGGCCGATGTCACCGCCAAGGTCGAGGAAGGCATCGCCGAGTTCCGCCGGCGCGCGCCCGAGGAAACCGGTGGCCGGGATCTGCGAGCCGGCCGCGCCGCCCTGGAAGGCCTGGCGGCCCAAGTATGGGATGTCGAGCTGGCCCACGGTGTACCGCTGCGGCTGGCGCACGCGTCGTCGTCGTACGGCTTTCTCAGCGGCCAAGGAGACGTCGTGCTGCGCTCCGTCGGCCCGTGGCAACGCCTGGACGCCCCCAACGGCACCGTGCTGGCCCGCGGCGGCCTCGCCCTGTTTGCGCTCTAAGCTCGCTCGACAAGCTAAGGCCCAAACCGCCGCCCACCGTGCTTTCACACGT
This sequence is a window from Phytoactinopolyspora mesophila. Protein-coding genes within it:
- a CDS encoding acyl-CoA thioesterase, producing MPRHITEVPLRWADMDAYRHVNNTAYLRYLQEARVDMLFVHAAQRGAPELAAGVVVNRHEIDYLAPLRFRLAPLRVETWVREVRNATFTLGYEILDADSEHRHVYARATTVLVPYHLATSSPRRVSADERAVLETYVDADGARPRAGGAARPARSEVAKTHVYSCAVRFDDLDSYGHVNNVQFAEYIQEARIDFVEHSFAGGVANHGGSVVAGQSIEYLAPVPFRIEPLQVYVWVSRIGASSFDLAYEVADEHQVFARCATMIVAYDFDAHRSRQLTPTEQAGLEPFLKVGT